TTCTCACCTGATCCTTTCGAACGTAATTTGAAATCCTTTCGAAAAACCCCAAATGAAAGTTCGTTATTTTACGGTGTGGTACAGGATGGGAACGATACCTGGAACGCAACTTATTTTTGTGGCTCAAGCGGTCTCATGCGACGTGCTGCTTTAGAAAAAATTGGTGGTTTGGCAGTAGAAAGCGTTACTGAAGATGCTCATACCTCATTGCGACTTCAACGTCTTGGCTATAACTCAGCTTATATTCGTATCCCTTTAGCAGCGGGCTTGGCAACAGAAAGCCTTGCAAACCATGTTGCCCAACGTATCCGTTGGGCACGCGGCATGGTACAAATTTTACGTATGGATAATCCTTTATTAGGTAAAGGATTATCCTTAGGACAACGTCTTTGTTATTTTAATGCGATGTTGCATTTTCTTTCTGGGGTTCCCCGTTTAATTTTCTTCATTACCCCTGCGGCATTTTTGGTTTTGAATGCATATGTAGTCTATGCTTCTGGAGTGATGATTTTGCTTTACGCCATACCTCATATCGTACATGCAGTTTTAACCAATGATCGCATTCAAGGCCGATTCCGTCATTTTTTATGGAATGAAATTTATGAAACGGTAATGGCCTGGTACATTGCTGTCCCTACCACCATGGCTTTAATTAACCCACGTAAAGGAAAGTTTAACGTGACGCCTAAAGGGGATATCAATGAAGAAGAGCATGTAGACTGGATGACAGCAAGACCCTATATCGTCTTATTATGCATTAATATTGCAGGTCTAATCGCGGCTGCCTTTCGTTTGTCAGTTGATCCTGCCGCAACAATTCTTGCGGTGCTTATTACTTCCATCTGGTCTGTATATAACATTGCTATTCTTGGTGGCGCGTTGGGTGTAAGTATTGAAGCCAGGCAAAGACGGAGAGCACCTCGGGTAACATTTGTTATGCCAGCAGCAATTATGCGAGCTGATGGTCATGTGTATCAATGTACCCTGCGAAATTATTCTGATAAAGGGGTAGGAATACAAATGGAAACTGAAGGTTTGTTTCAATCTGGTGATGAGATAACCCTGTTACTCAGACGTGGTCAGGATGAATTTGCCTTCCCAGGGACTATTGCTTATACATTTCATCATAATGCAGGAATTCAATTACATGAGTTCTCCCTGAGACAAAATATCGATTTCATTCAATGTACATTTGCTCGCGCAGATGTTTGGACATTATGGCAGCAAGAGTTTAGTCAGGATAAGCCTCTGAAAAGTATGCGTGATGTATTTGTTCTGGACTTGCGTGGTTATTACGATATCATAGAACATACACCAGCTAGAGTTCGTAAGATGCTCCTAAGCTTTACTAACGCAATTATTTGGATGGGAACATTTCTCCCTCACAGGCCTAAATTAAAGAACTATCCTTAAGCATGGGTTATTGGAATAAAATATAAAAACTAATGGATGAGATAATGATAAGAAAAATAATCTGGATTGCTTTACTGATCATGGCGGGGGCTAGTATTTCTTCGCAAGCTGCTTCTGCGGCATCAGCAAATTCCATGCAAGCGGCGCAGCCCATATTATCAACTACCGCCAACACTCCAACACGTACAATCCATTTATATTTTAATAATTTAAATCAGCAACAAGGCAACTTTACTTTAGGTAATTTTACTACTGGAAAAAATATAGAATTTACGGTGCGTAAGGATGAGCTGATATCTCAAGCGGTATTACATCTGCAGTTTATTCCTTCGCCGGCGCTTATTCCGTTATTATCGCAACTCAAAATATATTTAAATGATGAGTTAGTCAATGTTATTGCAATTAGTGACGAACAACTGGGTAAATTAAATTCTGTGGATATCCCTATAGATCCTCGTTATGTCAGTGATTTCAATCGCCTGAGACTGGAGTTTATTGGCCACTACAAATCAATTTGTGAGAATCCAGCACACAGCTCAATATGGTTAGATATTGATAAACTCAGCTCTCTTGAATTGACCTATCAAACATTACTCGTGAAAAATGATCTATCCCATTTTCCAGAACCTTTCTTTGATCCATTAGATAGTAATCCATTAAATCTTCCTATCGTGTTTACTAACCAACCCAGCTTGATGCAACAACGAGCCGCAGCAATTTTAAGCTCATGGTTCGGCAGTAAGGCCTTATGGCGTGGAGCCTCTTTTCCTGTCTTATTGAATCAACTCCCTACAAGGAATGCTGTAGTATTATTCACAAACCAACAAAGACCTGATTTCTTGAAAGACTATAAGACTGTAAATGCGCCTACCGTCGAAATGATAAGTCATCCCAATAATCCTTATATCAAATTACTGTTGATTTCTGGGCGTGATGAACGCGATTTATTGACTGCTATTCAGGGTCTAGTGCAAGGTAACGTGCTTTTTAGAGGAGCTCGTGTTACGGTTGATAACGTAAAAATGCTAGAACATCGACAGCCTTATGACGCACCCAACTGGATTCCTACGAATAAACCAGTAACTTTTGCCAAATTAGAGGAATTTGAAGGACAATTGCAAACAAAAGGATTTACCCCTTATCCAGTTTCACTTCGATTTAATGTGCCTCCTGATTTGTTTGTTAATCAAGGCAGAGGCATTAATTTAAGTTTAAAGTACCGTTACTCAATTCCCCCAGCTGCCAGCATGTCACAATTGAATATTGGCTTGAATGGTTCTTTTGTGAAAAGTTATCAGTTGGAGTCGCATCAGGAACATCCTTTTGCTGATAATATGGCTGAAACAAGTCAAACACTCTATATTCCAGCACATTTAGGAGCACACAACCAATTCACTTTTGATTTTGCATATGGGACTCAAATTGCTGGAGGAATGCAAAATGATCAATGCATTACCTATCAGGTTGTTAACAATTCAGGGCTTATTGATCGTTCTTCCACTTTGAATTTATCTAATTATTCTCATTTCATCACGATGCCTAATTTAAATGCTTTTATGAGTTCAGGCTATCCTTTCAGTATCCTGGCTGATCTCTCGCAAACAATAGTATACATTGATCCGCAATCACAGCCTGAAGCTCTAAGTACCTTATTAAATGTTATGGGCAATATTGGTGCAGCAACAGGTTATCCTGTTCTATCGATGACTTTGACAGATGATTGGTCTCAGGTTCAAAATAAAGATGCAGATCTTTTAATTATCGGGTCTTTACCCAAAGAGCTTAAAAATAATGAAGATCTCAATTTGTTGATCAATAAAACACAGGATTGGATTAAAAAACCTCTAAATAACAATACGATGCCTGATATACATCGCGAGACTCCTTTCAGCATTGCTGAGAGTAAAACTACGATTACTGCCATGGGTTCTTTGGCAGCAATTCTCGGCATTCAATCTCCCTTTAACAATAAGCGCAGTATTATTATTCTATTGGCAGAAAATCAGCAGGGCTTTGAATTACTCAATAATGCACTATCTAACAATAAAAATGTTGATAAAGTCTTTGGTTCGCTCGCTGTAATTCGTAATTCTGGAATTGATAGTTTCAGAGTAGGCAAGATCTACCATCTCGGTTATTTACCATGGGTGGAGCGTTTTTGGTTATCATTGCAAAAACATCCTATCAATTTGGCGCTTTTGTCTCTTTTAGCTGCGATAGTAGTGACCTTTTTGATTTGGAATGGTTTAGCAGTTATTAATCGTCGTCGATTAAAAGGTAGTCAACAGGATAAAGCGTGATTTCTAAATCAAAAAATAAAAAATTTTTGTTGTTATGGATCCTGTCTACAATGTCTATTTCAAATGCCATTGCAAATACGCAATGGCCAATTTGGGATAAATTTAAGCAGTATTACATCAGCGTGGATGGGCGAGTCATTGATCCACAACTTCCAGAAAGAAAAACAACATCCGAAGGGCAAAGTTATGGATTGTTTTTTGCTTTGGTTGCCAATGATCAACCTATGTTTGACAAATTATTACATTGGA
This sequence is a window from Legionella cherrii. Protein-coding genes within it:
- the bcsA gene encoding UDP-forming cellulose synthase catalytic subunit is translated as MSKILHLLLSHDGYKKIEKTYYHFHQHNTSLLTTISIILFQITSWTFLRLESPSWQWVRNNHHFWFPHISRKHPRPGDIVRYLIQGLWLIFFYSERKIKTHLLQRGLDYYYSWIEKLPYKIESNRIAKQTAMNFERTSRIVRRILFIILSIFSAILLLICITQPFKPIAQFIFVVLLWVMAMSIRKAPGHVCTIMLVVLSVIVSCRYLWWRYAYTLVWDDVPSMVFGSLLIFAETYIWLVMILGYFQSIWPLHRKPVPLPSDHSVWPSVDIMITTYNEDLSILKPGVYSALGLDWPKAKLNIYILDDGNRPAFKAFAEEVGVHYIARPTHEHAKAGNINYALKRTSGDLVAIFDCDYVITHPFLQLTVGWFLKDPNLAILQTPHHFFSPDPFERNLKSFRKTPNESSLFYGVVQDGNDTWNATYFCGSSGLMRRAALEKIGGLAVESVTEDAHTSLRLQRLGYNSAYIRIPLAAGLATESLANHVAQRIRWARGMVQILRMDNPLLGKGLSLGQRLCYFNAMLHFLSGVPRLIFFITPAAFLVLNAYVVYASGVMILLYAIPHIVHAVLTNDRIQGRFRHFLWNEIYETVMAWYIAVPTTMALINPRKGKFNVTPKGDINEEEHVDWMTARPYIVLLCINIAGLIAAAFRLSVDPAATILAVLITSIWSVYNIAILGGALGVSIEARQRRRAPRVTFVMPAAIMRADGHVYQCTLRNYSDKGVGIQMETEGLFQSGDEITLLLRRGQDEFAFPGTIAYTFHHNAGIQLHEFSLRQNIDFIQCTFARADVWTLWQQEFSQDKPLKSMRDVFVLDLRGYYDIIEHTPARVRKMLLSFTNAIIWMGTFLPHRPKLKNYP
- the bcsB gene encoding cellulose biosynthesis cyclic di-GMP-binding regulatory protein BcsB yields the protein MIRKIIWIALLIMAGASISSQAASAASANSMQAAQPILSTTANTPTRTIHLYFNNLNQQQGNFTLGNFTTGKNIEFTVRKDELISQAVLHLQFIPSPALIPLLSQLKIYLNDELVNVIAISDEQLGKLNSVDIPIDPRYVSDFNRLRLEFIGHYKSICENPAHSSIWLDIDKLSSLELTYQTLLVKNDLSHFPEPFFDPLDSNPLNLPIVFTNQPSLMQQRAAAILSSWFGSKALWRGASFPVLLNQLPTRNAVVLFTNQQRPDFLKDYKTVNAPTVEMISHPNNPYIKLLLISGRDERDLLTAIQGLVQGNVLFRGARVTVDNVKMLEHRQPYDAPNWIPTNKPVTFAKLEEFEGQLQTKGFTPYPVSLRFNVPPDLFVNQGRGINLSLKYRYSIPPAASMSQLNIGLNGSFVKSYQLESHQEHPFADNMAETSQTLYIPAHLGAHNQFTFDFAYGTQIAGGMQNDQCITYQVVNNSGLIDRSSTLNLSNYSHFITMPNLNAFMSSGYPFSILADLSQTIVYIDPQSQPEALSTLLNVMGNIGAATGYPVLSMTLTDDWSQVQNKDADLLIIGSLPKELKNNEDLNLLINKTQDWIKKPLNNNTMPDIHRETPFSIAESKTTITAMGSLAAILGIQSPFNNKRSIIILLAENQQGFELLNNALSNNKNVDKVFGSLAVIRNSGIDSFRVGKIYHLGYLPWVERFWLSLQKHPINLALLSLLAAIVVTFLIWNGLAVINRRRLKGSQQDKA